In the Malania oleifera isolate guangnan ecotype guangnan chromosome 1, ASM2987363v1, whole genome shotgun sequence genome, one interval contains:
- the LOC131156570 gene encoding scarecrow-like protein 21 isoform X2, which produces MESYCWPPLRSVDHRTCLDDGSQGNRYLVRTSDPYCTLESSSATGGYLVYNSSSTVSFSPNGSPVSQPDSQSFPSDPHHSPDNTYGSPLCESCITDDVKDLQHKLRQLETAMLGSDLGTFNADYNTMGGPDQISSETENCQQMMERISNGDLKEVLLACAKAVADNDLLTAEWLMSELRQMVSVSGEPNQRLGAYMLEGLVARLACSGSTIYNALKCKEPTGPELLSHMHLLYELCPYFKFGYMSANGAIAEAMKDESRVHIIDFQIAQGGQWVTLIQALAARPGGPPQIRITGVDDSTSAYARGGGLDVVGERLSKLAASCKVPFEFHAAALSGCEVKLEDLQVRPGESLAVNFALMLHHMPDESVGTQNHRDRLLRLVKSLSPKVVTLVEQESNTNTTPFFSRFVETMNYYSAIFESIDVTLPREHKDRINVEQHCLARDIVNIIACEGAERVERHELLGKWRSRFVMAGFTPYPLSPLVNATIRGLLENYSERYRLEERDGTLFLGWRNRALVASCAWR; this is translated from the coding sequence ATGGAATCCTACTGCTGGCCTCCCCTCAGGAGTGTTGATCACCGGACATGCTTAGATGATGGTAGCCAGGGAAACCGCTATTTAGTTCGGACTTCAGACCCATACTGCACCCTTGAATCATCTTCGGCAACTGGTGGTTATCTTGTTTACAATTCTTCTTCTACTGTGAGTTTTTCTCCCAATGGAAGCCCTGTGTCGCAACCAGATTCTCAGTCATTCCCATCAGACCCGCATCATTCTCCGGACAATACTTATGGCTCACCTTTGTGTGAGTCTTGCATAACAGATGATGTTAAGGATCTGCAGCATAAGCTGAGACAATTGGAAACGGCTATGCTAGGTTCTGACTTAGGTACCTTCAACGCAGACTATAATACCATGGGTGGACCTGACCAAATTTCATCAGAAACAGAGAACTGCCAACAAATGATGGAGAGAATCTCTAATGGGGACTTGAAAGAGGTGCTCCTCGCCTGTGCAAAAGCAGTAGCAGATAATGATCTATTAACAGCTGAATGGCTGATGTCAGAGTTGCGCCAGATGGTGTCTGTTTCCGGTGAGCCCAACCAAAGGTTAGGAGCATACATGTTGGAAGGACTAGTTGCAAGGTTGGCATGTTCAGGAAGTACCATCTACAATGCCTTAAAGTGCAAAGAACCCACTGGTCCAGAACTCCTTTCACACATGCACTTACTCTATGAGTTGTGCCCATACTTCAAGTTTGGTTATATGTCTGCAAACGGAGCAATTGCTGAAGCAATGAAGGATGAAAGTAGGGTCCATATAATTGATTTTCAGATTGCACAGGGTGGCCAGTGGGTCACCCTCATCCAGGCTCTTGCAGCTCGGCCTGGTGGGCCGCCACAGATCCGCATCACTGGTGTAGATGATTCTACATCAGCTTATGCCAGGGGAGGTGGACTTGATGTCGTGGGTGAGAGGCTATCCAAGCTTGCAGCATCATGTAAGGTGCCGTTTGAGTTCCATGCTGCTGCGCTCTCTGGCTGTGAAGTCAAGCTTGAAGATCTTCAGGTTCGACCCGGAGAATCCCTAGCTGTGAATTTTGCATTGATGCTTCACCATATGCCAGATGAAAGTGTGGGTACTCAGAATCATCGAGACCGACTCTTGAGGTTGGTTAAGAGCTTGTCCCCCAAGGTAGTGACTCTTGTTGAGCAAGAATCCAACACCAACACTACCCCATTCTTTTCTCGGTTTGTTGAGACAATGAACTATTATTCAGCAATTTTTGAATCCATTGATGTGACTCTGCCAAGGGAGCACAAGGACCGGATCAATGTTGAGCAGCACTGTCTGGCTCGGGATATTGTCAACATAATAGCGTGTGAGGGGGCAGAGAGAGTGGAACGTCATGAACTTCTTGGAAAGTGGAGGTCACGGTTTGTCATGGCTGGGTTTACACCATACCCTTTAAGCCCATTGGTGAATGCTACTATAAGGGGTCTGCTGGAAAACTACAGTGAGAGatacagacttgaagagagagatGGGACTCTGTTTCTTGGCTGGAGAAACCGAGCTTTAGTTGCCTCTTGTGCATGGAGATGA
- the LOC131156570 gene encoding scarecrow-like protein 21 isoform X1 → MQASHKRQISDRSGRVYNQQVQEMESYCWPPLRSVDHRTCLDDGSQGNRYLVRTSDPYCTLESSSATGGYLVYNSSSTVSFSPNGSPVSQPDSQSFPSDPHHSPDNTYGSPLCESCITDDVKDLQHKLRQLETAMLGSDLGTFNADYNTMGGPDQISSETENCQQMMERISNGDLKEVLLACAKAVADNDLLTAEWLMSELRQMVSVSGEPNQRLGAYMLEGLVARLACSGSTIYNALKCKEPTGPELLSHMHLLYELCPYFKFGYMSANGAIAEAMKDESRVHIIDFQIAQGGQWVTLIQALAARPGGPPQIRITGVDDSTSAYARGGGLDVVGERLSKLAASCKVPFEFHAAALSGCEVKLEDLQVRPGESLAVNFALMLHHMPDESVGTQNHRDRLLRLVKSLSPKVVTLVEQESNTNTTPFFSRFVETMNYYSAIFESIDVTLPREHKDRINVEQHCLARDIVNIIACEGAERVERHELLGKWRSRFVMAGFTPYPLSPLVNATIRGLLENYSERYRLEERDGTLFLGWRNRALVASCAWR, encoded by the coding sequence ATGCAAGCATCTCACAAACGTCAAATTTCAGATAGATCTGGTAGAGTCTACAACCAGCAGGTGCAAGAAATGGAATCCTACTGCTGGCCTCCCCTCAGGAGTGTTGATCACCGGACATGCTTAGATGATGGTAGCCAGGGAAACCGCTATTTAGTTCGGACTTCAGACCCATACTGCACCCTTGAATCATCTTCGGCAACTGGTGGTTATCTTGTTTACAATTCTTCTTCTACTGTGAGTTTTTCTCCCAATGGAAGCCCTGTGTCGCAACCAGATTCTCAGTCATTCCCATCAGACCCGCATCATTCTCCGGACAATACTTATGGCTCACCTTTGTGTGAGTCTTGCATAACAGATGATGTTAAGGATCTGCAGCATAAGCTGAGACAATTGGAAACGGCTATGCTAGGTTCTGACTTAGGTACCTTCAACGCAGACTATAATACCATGGGTGGACCTGACCAAATTTCATCAGAAACAGAGAACTGCCAACAAATGATGGAGAGAATCTCTAATGGGGACTTGAAAGAGGTGCTCCTCGCCTGTGCAAAAGCAGTAGCAGATAATGATCTATTAACAGCTGAATGGCTGATGTCAGAGTTGCGCCAGATGGTGTCTGTTTCCGGTGAGCCCAACCAAAGGTTAGGAGCATACATGTTGGAAGGACTAGTTGCAAGGTTGGCATGTTCAGGAAGTACCATCTACAATGCCTTAAAGTGCAAAGAACCCACTGGTCCAGAACTCCTTTCACACATGCACTTACTCTATGAGTTGTGCCCATACTTCAAGTTTGGTTATATGTCTGCAAACGGAGCAATTGCTGAAGCAATGAAGGATGAAAGTAGGGTCCATATAATTGATTTTCAGATTGCACAGGGTGGCCAGTGGGTCACCCTCATCCAGGCTCTTGCAGCTCGGCCTGGTGGGCCGCCACAGATCCGCATCACTGGTGTAGATGATTCTACATCAGCTTATGCCAGGGGAGGTGGACTTGATGTCGTGGGTGAGAGGCTATCCAAGCTTGCAGCATCATGTAAGGTGCCGTTTGAGTTCCATGCTGCTGCGCTCTCTGGCTGTGAAGTCAAGCTTGAAGATCTTCAGGTTCGACCCGGAGAATCCCTAGCTGTGAATTTTGCATTGATGCTTCACCATATGCCAGATGAAAGTGTGGGTACTCAGAATCATCGAGACCGACTCTTGAGGTTGGTTAAGAGCTTGTCCCCCAAGGTAGTGACTCTTGTTGAGCAAGAATCCAACACCAACACTACCCCATTCTTTTCTCGGTTTGTTGAGACAATGAACTATTATTCAGCAATTTTTGAATCCATTGATGTGACTCTGCCAAGGGAGCACAAGGACCGGATCAATGTTGAGCAGCACTGTCTGGCTCGGGATATTGTCAACATAATAGCGTGTGAGGGGGCAGAGAGAGTGGAACGTCATGAACTTCTTGGAAAGTGGAGGTCACGGTTTGTCATGGCTGGGTTTACACCATACCCTTTAAGCCCATTGGTGAATGCTACTATAAGGGGTCTGCTGGAAAACTACAGTGAGAGatacagacttgaagagagagatGGGACTCTGTTTCTTGGCTGGAGAAACCGAGCTTTAGTTGCCTCTTGTGCATGGAGATGA